The following DNA comes from Sander lucioperca isolate FBNREF2018 chromosome 2, SLUC_FBN_1.2, whole genome shotgun sequence.
ctgtctgcctctcagGTGACAAAGTCAAAATCACACCAACAAAACAATAGATCTGTGCTTACATCTTATTAATCTTTATTGCATGTCAGTGGATGTCAGTGGTGAACtggagttttgttttgttgtttttgttttcttgcgGAGGAAGTGGCCGTTAAAGGGATGTGATCAGTTGTTTTACTATCCTCGGAGTAAGcacgtacagtatgtgtacCATCTCCACATTGATCCGTTCTCTCCTTCCAGGTCAGGTAATGGTGGAAACGGAGGCGGTGGAGGCTCTTTCCTTTCCTACCTGCAGGAACAGTCAGGCCCGGGGTGGATCCCTGTCACGGACCCTACACAGGCCTGGGTGGGCAGTCAGCCTAAGCCCAGGCAGGCCATGGACACCATGATATCATCAGTATGTAACGCCGTAGATGGAGACCAGTCCCACATATCCCAGGAGGCCTTGCTCCAGCCTGTGAGGGACATGGGGCACTCGGAGATCTTACGGGGGCACTTCAGGGGTACCCAGCCATTTGAGAAGGGTTTGGGCTTCCCACACAGAGTACCAGAGCTGAGGGCCTGGGACGATGTGCGCCTGAAGGGCCAGGTGAGTGTGTTTGCTCTTCCCATGAAAAATAAAAGGGACGTTTGTTTGACAAGAAATCAGTCGTACAGATATCAAACTATAGGGACTGATAATAGCATAGGCTTTAACTGTAGTCATGCAAAGCCAACAAACTTCAACATTTAACAAATCAGCATTAGATTATTAATGATAGATcctagaaacacacacacacacacacacacacacacacacagaaacacacagggTCAAGGGCCCAAGATGGGCACAAACAGTCCTGCCAAATATAGCAAGCATTCTCACTGTCCCACTCGTGTTACAGGATCCGCCCCACCCTAGTCATTTCCACGTGTTAACTTTTTGGCACAACACCACCACATCAAACTGTAAAGGACAATGTCAGGCTTGAAACTGTGAGAGAGCAGTAATAGACAATTGCTTTAGGCCCTTTGTGGGCTTGCTTTTGTATGTGGTTCATACTGGTGAGAAAAGAGCCTTTTAGCTTTTGTAGTGTTTAAATGCAGTGTTGCAGTGCTGCATAATAGTGTCTGCATAGTGAGGCTTTTGAGGAAATGTGTCTACTAGGCTGTGTGGATGAGAAAATAGTTTATAGTTAAAGTCCCTGAAGGAAGTCAGGGGACAGGTTTCTTACTTCATACAATACTCTTACAACAGCATACAGAACCACACTAGAGAAGCCAGAGGTATTTAAAGACCACAGATCACATgatcagaaagagagagaggtgggaaAAGAAGCCTCCCAAGGTTGCTTTAGCTTGGATTTAATGCCATTGAGTGGGTTCTCCTGACCTGACAGTAGGAACGAGAAGGAATAGAGACCCGAGGCATCGGCCCACTGCCCCAGCTAATGGAGGACGGACATAAACTGAAAGACAAACAACCAAACAGCGAATGAACCGGTGACAGAAGGCCGCAGGCTGCAGCTGTTGCCTTTTCCGTCAGCTGAGAGAGGCACTGCATTGGAAACAGGAGTCACTGAAGACTTGAGGGAGTGTATTGATTGTTGTTGATTTGCTGGGGATCAAAGCGGGGTGATGTGGGCCCTGGTGACAGAACTCCTCTTCAGCTTCGTGCTGCTGGCTTTCCTGGTCATCAGCTGTCAGAATGTCCTCCACATTgccagcggctctgtgcggtcCGTGCTCACCTACATACACGCTCAGCTGGACCGTGAGCTCGGTGAGGTCGACGGAGTGGCCGATGAAGAGGAAAACGTCACCACCAGAGTGGTCCGCCGCAGAGTCATCTTTAAGGTACAGAGAGGGGGGACAGAGGACAGTCACGCAGAAATTTGAAGAAAGGATTGGAAAACAACAATAAGGAGATAGATGGAGAAAATAGTGTTTGGTGAAAGGCTATAGGAAGCAGTGTATCTGGAGTGATACAGGATAGGTTTGTGCTAATAGGGGTACATGATTTGACTGTGTTTACTGCGCTAGAGTGGAGTGGGTGTGACAAAAGTGTGGCAGTAAGGATTAACTAAGGACACTGTGTACAATCACAAAACCTGAATTGAATCAATACGATAATAATTCTTCCTCTAACAATTTGATTTTGTTAAATTACCATGAAATTGCTGAGCAAATGTGGCTAAATGTATCTTCTGCTGTAATGGATGTAAATAGACTGGCTTGGGCTCAACAAGTTTGGACTCCAGTTCTATTAAAAATCCTTATGGACACTTCCTACTGTATCTTAGACTCTGTCCATGCTAACACAAGTGTTGACAAGTTTTATTCAGGTCTGCACAGGCTGGACTGACCCTTGTCCTCGCTTCTCCAGCTGTAGGAATGTCTTTAAGATTATAAATAGGTCTGTAGACACGCTGCTAATTATTAGGGCCTATAACAGCATTGTCATGACTTTCATgaactgtaaatgtaaatgtcgCTTAGAAACTTCCAACTGTTAGATTTACATGCTTCCACAAACAACCCTCTAACCTTCACCAATCTGTCGTTCATCTGCTTCTCTGTGTTTCCAATTAGTGGTGGCGTTTACGGCATGCAGTGCCAGCTATTTTAACATGCATTAGGACCATCATTTATTCCTGAGATTACTTAACTTTTCATATTTTGGGAATTCATATATTGTAGCAGTTACACTAAAATGTAAGTTTCAGTACTTTCAAGGAGAAGGAAGGACAGTTAATggtttcttaaaaaataaaacatgaattaaGGGTACAAATGCTTTTCTGTCCACAGGGCGATGAGGTTGAAGATCTTCCTGAGGATCATGTAAGCGAGGAACAGTTCACGGACGAACATGGAAACATTGTCACAAAAAAGGTCAGCCATTGCAACATGTTTTCATACTGTATTCTTAAACTGGGGTCCAGTAATTGTTTTCACTTATGTCATTGTCACATACTCACCAGCATCTCTCCACATAATTATTAAACTTCACATTACACTATGTCTATACACACTATACACTGTATGTCCctaaaaaatagatatttttacACACATTTCTTTTATATTTCACCAACTGTCTTTTCACTGCCTTATTCCCACTCTCTGCCTCCATCCATCACTCTCTCCCACCCtcctgtgtacatgtgtgtttacgTGATAGATTGTGCGTAAGGTTGTGCGCAGAGGGAAGGGTTCAGGTGAGGAGGGAGTTCAGGAGTTGAGCCTGGAGGGTTCTCTGCAGGACGCCAACGAGCTGGAGGTTGATGCTGAGCAGTTCATGAGCTACGCCATCCTGGGCCGGGACAGCAGCAAGGTGGGCTTCTGATCTGCAGACAGCTGACCATCTGATGAGCGCCTGTTTGATTTAAAGTCATGTAGTAGCTAGTTTATAGTGATAGTAACAGGGGACTCGTGCTGAATCATGTACTGCAGTGAGCTTGAAAGTCTCATCACATCGTGGTTTCTTGGGCATATCCTGACAGTCGTTAAGTAGCTTAACCTGCATGAGCTCCAGTACAAAAaacacagtttgtgtgtgtgtgtgtgtgtgtgtgtgtgtgtgtgtgtgtgtgtgtgtgtgtctgtgtgtgtctgtgcgtgtgtgtatttaaGTGTTTGAGTGCAAAAGGAAAAGGATGAGTAGAAACAGAGATAATGGAGTGTGGAGGGTAAGAAGGAAAGGCAAGTGAGGTCTGCACGTGAAGAAAGGGAGATGAAACAAATTTACAGTACAGAAAGAAGGTGAAGTGATAACGACACAACATTGAATTAATGTAAATGTTAAGTTTTCCCTAAATGTACTCAAATACTTCAGGATTACACAATGTCACGTTTATCTTTTACTGCCATCATGGTGAAGAGACTTGAAAaaggtactgtgtgtgtgtgtgtgtgtgtgtgtgtgtgtgtgtgtgtgtgtgtgtgtgtgtgtgtgtgtgtcctcatgATCTTAAGAGCTATAGTTTTTGATATGTGTAGGTCCTAAATCCTAAGTGAGGATTGAGTGCAAAGTTTGGTTGGTTAATTGTTTGATTGCTGACCTTCTGTTACATTAATCTCCACCTAAATATTATTACCTCATGTTCATCTTCTGCATGCAGGAGGAACAAATGAATCCACTTTGCTCTGGTGCTGTTATTGCTCACAGTTCACCGAACCATTCAGGTTTTCATCATTTTAGTCATCACTAAGAAGCGCCTACACTTTGTTTCTTGCATATTAATGACTGAATTCATTGTGGCTCCTTACAGTGGCTATATTTTTCCATTCTGTCCCCATCAGTTATCTCAATGACTGACTCTTGTCTTTTCTGCATTCATTAAAGTTTAAGGTCCTACAACTTTGACTGTGTGCTGTGTCACTCAAACCTTTTCTGTATCAGAGCTGGGTCAAATTTTATTtacaatattatattttttttactttacccacATGAAGTAGCAGAGGATTGGGGTTTAACACATTAAGACAATTGAGATTATTAGGGTGTCACTTTGTGTGTCAACATGTATTGTCTTATGTGGTCAAATCCCATCCATCTGAATATCAAGAAATCAATTTGACACAGGTCTTCTCTGATCCCAAAGATTTTAGATGTTTCTGATGCCCTCTTATCTTTAACTGTCTTTCCAACTGCCATCCATCACTTCTGTCCTTGCTTGACTGTTTATAcatgatttctttttcttttttttctccctcttttttccttccttcacATATTTGTTACTCACATTTCTATTACATCTCCTCtgttgtttttcctgtttttctgtcctctctttccttgtGGCACTATTTCCTTCCTCTGTTGTGCCATTTCTGTTTCCCTTCCTCGTCTTTTTCTTCCTGTCACGTGTCCTTTATTTCACATCCCCTTACTAATGTTTCCTCAACCTCTTGTTCGGCTCCTGTCATCCTACCTCTTCTCAATCCTCGCACCTCTTCTGCCGCCAACCCCTTCCCCCCTGATGTAGCCCGATACTGTGGATGTGAAGAAAGGTGCTCAGATAGTGAAATGTGCCAGTCTGCGGAGAGTTAAGCAGTGAGGCAGAGTGAGTGCTGCGTCCCCGCAGGTACGGGACTGACCCACAGCGCCTCGTCTGACCTGTGGGCTAGACCATTTAATCCAGTCTCTCTGGATTAAATGCATCTGAATGTACCTTTAATTCAATACTAATGATATGTCATGTGATGCTGGTACAGATCTTCAGTTTGACAAGTGGTTAAAATTATAAATGAAtccaaaaaagaagaaaaaaagatttatgcCTGTCATTcttaataattatatataataatttttgcccacaaagtacaaaaatataataaaagtcTCAGAAAAAGGGAGCATTCCACGACAAACATTTTTAAGTTAATACATAATTGATTTTGATGTTCAGAGTTTTAGTCAGCATTAATGCAGATGTGATACTTAATGCCCCAATAATTTCCTTTTAACATATCTATTTCTTCCAGGTTTTACAACCTGAACAATAGAAACTCAGACTGCTTGCCTTCTGCAAAATGCTTTGTCACGTTTACTTAAGATGTATGGAGTTATATTTGTGAGTAATAGCAAATGCGCCACAAAATTTATTGGGCACAGAATTGcttaaattaaataattctTTGTGTGATATCAACTTCTCTTCAATATGTAATTTATGTACGTGGAAAAAATACGCTTCTGTTTACTCAATATAACGCCATACTGacgaacaaaaaacaaaactttacTGCAAATAGATCATTATTGTTTTCCTATAAATTATATCAGACCAATTTATTTCTTCGTGCATGTTCTGACAAGCTGGAAAAAGGGTTGGCACAGTGTGCACTCAGCAAAACAAccaaacaaaaaggatcttgtaaagtaacagctCTCAAGGTCAAAGCTGCAAGGCCAGTTGTCCTGTGaatgctatgtgtgtgtgtgtgtgtgtgtgtgtgtgtgtgtgtgtgtgtgtgttcgtgcgtgcgtgcgtgcgtgcgtgcgtgcctgtgaCTTGCCCTTTCTAACGCAAAGGCCATGACATTCCTGAGATTACTAAAATTTCAAGCGACTCACTACTGAATGTTAAACCACTTTTGCCAACCATTTTTGCTTGAATGCTTCTGCCAAACTAATGTACTGTTTTATTGAGTGTTACAATGACTGACATTATATGAGCTATATATATTAGAGTGGACACTTTAGCCAAGGCAATTTTAAAGACTGCATATACTCACATTTGCATTGACTTACTGCAGCTTGCATGTCTGCTCTGTAGATTCCTGGTGAGTTGTAGCTAAAtcagtgtttctgtctctccacAGAGCTCTCCACAGGATTCAACCCCTTCACCAAAACCATCCTACATGGACACATGACCAGCAGCAGCTGACAGGAGGAAGAACACATAAAAAGGCAAACAGACCATGACAACCATAAATGGTTGCCGACTATCAGCACGCACCGGAAGAGAAGGATACGGATTTACTTGTAgtttttattaccttttttttttttttttttttttaaagaaaccgtggaaaaaaaaacatgtactattAGGCTAGAAGCATGATTTCGTATAAAACAAAAAccgcgaaaaaaaaaaaaaaaaaaaaaaaaactagcaaCCAAAACGTGCTTCCTGTAATCTGTATCAGCATGAGTGACTGCTGCCGCATGGCCTGTCTTTAACTACAAATACTGAGGGAATATAAGGGTGGGTAAAAGGGTGGGAGGGATGGGGAGGACACACTGCTGTATGGGACAGGGATGCAATGTAGGGTATGGTCATTACTAGCCTGTTTTCTAAACCAACGGGGAAAAGTCTATGAGTCAAATTTAAGAAAAGGGAAGACTAAAATACTGAGAATTACATAATCTCTAGGCAACAGGTTACTCCTCCCTGCCACACTCTTCCAGCTAGGAGCATCACAAACTAGTTTAAACCTGTCCCAGTGCTCTCAAAGTCCAGTAAAGCTACAATTATCACCCAAGGATATCAGTGTTGTACATAATATCGTATGCACTAAAATGCTCTACGTGACTGTGTGTTACGTGTGTTATTTATGTTATAAGATCCCTATGCGATGTCACTATTGCTGCTGTTTCAGGTACATAAGAAAATTCTCCCTGTTTTTCGTTTGGTTCGTTCGGTCCTGAACCTATATATTATTCTATATATCTTTAGATCTTTGTGTGTACAAGAACATGCAAATGTGTTGCtctgcttgtttttaaaatgtcgGATTTTTGTGTGTCAggttgtttgtttctttgtgcTTTTCATGTGCTTTCACCCCTTACTTTTGACATGTCAAACTGTAGAGGGCAGACATACTGTAAGTCGTTTACTGTACTGTGGGTTTTTGAGCTTTGGGAGGCTGGTTTCTGCAGTGAACATGCCTCCCTGCCTTTCCCTCAGAGTGGTTTGCCTTGTGGAGAGGGTGACAAAGAGATATATGATGAGTGACAGATTAACCTACTCTACTATCCCAATCCTCTGCCTTTTCTTGTCCCCAGTGTGCTGTATATCCTCATGAGGTTTCTGTTAATCAGATGTCTGTCTGAGCCAAAATTCCAATACCCTCAATATTCCCTTACCTCTTACCTCTCACCCCTGCAGTCAGCCTCTCAGAGTAGATGTAGCAGTCCTGTTCACCTCCAACAGGGGGCAGGATCCCACTTCAGCTCGTAGCAGTATCCGTTTGACCTCATTGTGCAGTATATGACACTACCACACATAAGGTGCACTTATAGACCATCTTACCACCACCCCCAGAAGATGTCACTTGATGAGAGTACAGTAGCTGAAATGCTGGTAATAATGTAGCACTGGTTTGACTGGGTAAAAGATGAAGAGTAAGCTGGAGAAAGGAAAGTGTCGCGTCGAGGGCCGAGGACGTGTTGAGTTTTGATGTTTGTCGCCTTGGCAATTGTTTGGAGTGTAGCAAAGACAGTCAGTCACCAATCACTGTGATGAGAAACTGTAATACTGACCCGCAACTGTGAGCCTGACCCTTCCCAAAGCGTGTCTCTCGTTTCACTCCTTTCTTTAGTGTTCTGTCTTTTTTGTCATGATTTACTGTCTTATCTGTACTGCAGAATAAGCAATAACTGCTTACAAAAGGAAAGgattgtttgtgtgagtgtgtttgagtgtatTTTTGTGATAGAGGATTTTAGGGTCATAGTTTGTGTTCTTCCTAAACTCTGGCTTTCAATCTGTTAATCTTAGCTTTAGGCTACTCCTCACTCCACTCAGAAATGATGTCAGTACATTTAGTATCCCACGTTTCATCACTTTGCCTCTCTAGAAGAAAAACTATTAAGTTTTACACTAAGATTGGGCAAATATTGGTATGACCAGCCATCCCATCTGCAAAGTGCccagtgtctgtttttgttactCATCAGGGAATGTAGGTTGTTTATTCATAgcttttaaacattcattcataTGCACCTTGAAAGAAAtcctattgtgtgtgtgtgtgtgtgtgtgtgtgtgtgtgtgtgtgtgtgtgtgtgtgtgtgggtgtgggtgtgggtgtgatTTTAATATCACATATTCAGTCCTGGATATTGGAACATGTCAAAGTTGTGATAATATTACAAATGGACAAAGAGCAGAGGCTCTCAGATTAAAACTCTAAttcacatatttttttaaagttgattTACCTCAATAAGCGTGCCATCTTACATTATATCAATTATATGCATTTATTTCAAACATTACATTAGACATTGAATGCTTTATTATGTCGCAAAAACGTTGCAATAATCACATCATGTTTTAGTACGGCTTCACAGCCAGAGATGATGAATGTAAAGTCTTGTTATAAAGTAGTCACCTGTGTGGGCTCTGTACTTTAGTAGATGATAGGATATTCACTCTGTTGTTTCAACTCAGTATCTGCTGTTGATCATCAACATTCATTACAA
Coding sequences within:
- the ank1a gene encoding ankyrin-1a isoform X20; amino-acid sequence: MWALVTELLFSFVLLAFLVISCQNVLHIASGSVRSVLTYIHAQLDRELGEVDGVADEEENVTTRVVRRRVIFKGDEVEDLPEDHVSEEQFTDEHGNIVTKKSSPQDSTPSPKPSYMDT
- the ank1a gene encoding ankyrin-1a isoform X18, with translation MWALVTELLFSFVLLAFLVISCQNVLHIASGSVRSVLTYIHAQLDRELGEVDGVADEEENVTTRVVRRRVIFKGDEVEDLPEDHVSEEQFTDEHGNIVTKKIVRKVVRRGKGSGEEGVQELSLEGSLQDANELEVDAEQFMSYAILGRDSSKVGF
- the ank1a gene encoding ankyrin-1a isoform X19, which encodes MWALVTELLFSFVLLAFLVISCQNVLHIASGSVRSVLTYIHAQLDRELGEVDGVADEEENVTTRVVRRRVIFKGDEVEDLPEDHVSEEQFTDEHGNIVTKKPDTVDVKKGAQIVKCASLRRVKQ
- the ank1a gene encoding ankyrin-1a isoform X16, producing MWALVTELLFSFVLLAFLVISCQNVLHIASGSVRSVLTYIHAQLDRELGEVDGVADEEENVTTRVVRRRVIFKGDEVEDLPEDHVSEEQFTDEHGNIVTKKIVRKVVRRGKGSGEEGVQELSLEGSLQDANELEVDAEQFMSYAILGRDSSKPDTVDVKKGAQIVKCASLRRVKQ
- the ank1a gene encoding ankyrin-1a isoform X17, which encodes MWALVTELLFSFVLLAFLVISCQNVLHIASGSVRSVLTYIHAQLDRELGEVDGVADEEENVTTRVVRRRVIFKGDEVEDLPEDHVSEEQFTDEHGNIVTKKIVRKVVRRGKGSGEEGVQELSLEGSLQDANELEVDAEQFMSYAILGRDSSKSSPQDSTPSPKPSYMDT